The proteins below are encoded in one region of Ostrea edulis chromosome 3, xbOstEdul1.1, whole genome shotgun sequence:
- the LOC125676981 gene encoding uncharacterized protein LOC125676981: MAEHEVKSPGEGKAMFIPVGRNLPRPTILPTTCGFRRLYIHVCFFAVVIIVILILRAISNVRVVFVQYHSNSDTDGELVVLPEKFAFPRGAYCLDGSSPGYYIRYGKSPNLNKWIIHLPGGAWCTSIEECYSRSFTELGSSVEAPMFRAFNGILSPSESENPKFHMWNMVDFLYCDGGSFLGNRSNIISHKSKRLYLTGFQVFNALIDYLVEHTELRNADQVILIGSSAGGVGATINADYLRMRLTGVNSLHLVVDGAMFVDNPDQTRQHVMRNIFKNTFYLHNMQGAESIQECTQKLPGSDQWQCLQPTYFYKHLFTPVFFLNSLHDTWYSKNAIGVTCPFSTCSQADISILNQHRSYLLSCISPMLQSVQDGIYLTSCPVHTMTMNKRFSSQLSEGGISPQTALIKWYFHQVPNYTFVENIGFREATAVCKLGS, from the exons ATGGCAGAACATGAAGTCAAGAGCCCAGGCGAGGGAAAAGCCATGTTCATTCCTGTAGGTCGGAACCTTCCACGACCCACCATCTTGCCAACGACTTGTGGATTTCGTCGGCTGTACATCCACGTTTGTTTCTTTGCCGTTGTTATCATTGTGATATTGATTCTCAGAGCCATATCCAATGTGCGAGTAGTTTTTGTGCAATATCACTCAAACTCGGATACGGATGGGGAGCTGGTTGTTCTTCCGGAGAAGTTCGCCTTTCCTAGAGGGGCATATTGCCTAGATGGCTCCTCTCCGGGTTATTACATCAGATATG GGAAGAGCCCAAACTTAAACAAGTGGATCATTCACCTTCCGGGCGGTGCCTGGTGTACATCTATAGAGGAATGCTACAGCAG GAGTTTCACGGAGCTGGGCTCCAGTGTGGAGGCTCCAATGTTCCGAGCTTTCAATGGAATTCTCTCCCCGAGCGAGTCGGAAAACCCTAAGTTTCACATGTGGAATATGGTGGATTTTCTGTACTGTGATGGGGGCTCATTTCTAG GAAACAGGAGTAACATCATCAGCCACAAATCAAAGAGGCTGTACCTGACTGGTTTCCAGGTGTTCAATGCTCTGATAGACTACTTAGTAGAACACACAGAACTTAGAAATGCCGACCAAGTCATCCTCATTGGCTCCTCAG CTGGTGGAGTTGGAGCCACAATAAATGCAGACTACTTACGAATGCGACTGACTGGGGTAAACTCACTCCACCTGGTGGTGGATGGGGCCATGTTCGTGGACAACCCAGATCAGACCAGGCAGCATGTGATGAGAAACATCTTCAAGAATACTTTCTACCTCCATAACATGCAAG GTGCTGAGAGTATTCAGGAATGTACCCAGAAGCTGCCAGGCAGTGACCAGTGGCAGTGCCTCCAGCCCACCTACTTCTACAAACACCTATTTACACCCGTCTTCTTCCTCAATTCTCTCCACGACACATGGTACAGCAAAAATGCAATAGGAGTTACCTGCCCTTTTTCCACCTGCAGCCAGGCCGACATTAGCATTCTGAATCAGCACAGAAGTTACCTCCTTTCTTGCATTTCCCCGATGCTGCAGTCGGTGCAGGATGGGATTTATCTGACTTCCTGTCCGGTTCATACCATGACCATGAATAAACGGTTCTCGTCGCAGTTGAGTGAAGGTGGCATCTCGCCTCAAACAGCTCTAATTAAGTGGTATTTCCACCAAGTACCGAATTACACTTTTGTTGAGAATATAGGTTTTAGAGAAGCTACTGCAGTTTGCAAGTTAggaagctga